The Sparus aurata chromosome 15, fSpaAur1.1, whole genome shotgun sequence genomic interval GTGTGTTTCAAggataggtgtgtgtgtgtttgtgactctTGTCACCGTTCATTATAAGTCTGCAGATTTTGTCTGCTCTCCCTGACAAAAGTCTGAAAAAGACGGATATACAGAAATGATCTGGGTTATTATTTTCCTAACcaagctttttttttgccatatgGGAAAAGTAAACCTCTACGATGACATTTTTAGTTGTTAATTTTAGACATAaattttaaacatcttttctcTTCTCGACAACCTTGGCTAACTTATTAGCTTGAGGACAACATTAGTGTTGATGAGCAAtgctaacaaaaacacaaccgaGCCTTTAAACATGTTCGCAAGTGTAGTGGAGCTAAAACTGCCAAATTCTCTATCTGGTCTTTTCTAATCATAATTGTCAGTAGGATTATCATTTGCCAAATGCACTGTTGTTTTATCTGTATTATTTGACTCCATTTGCACTGAGTTTctctgaatttatttatttggcctttttgtgttttgatctGTTCATGTATCGCTGcactatttgttttttaaacaactaGAGGTGTAATCTATAAATGCCATCGTACAGTCACAACTGTTTAAAAGTCTAGGCCTGGTTTGGGCTCTGTAGCCTTCAGGTTGCTGCAGATTTGGCGTTTATTGAGATTTTATGAGCTTACATTCATTTTAAGTGTATTAAATGTGGGCGCTCACAGTAGGAACCTGGTGCCATCATAATGCCTGCTTTGGATGCTGTCGTCATAATTAGTTTACTGTGTCTAACTCCTGTGGAAACATGAAAAGTGTCACATGGTTCATTTGGCCAGCACCAGAACAAAAACAGTTCATTCTGTTGTTAAATGGAACCAGATAAAATAGTGTCtatgcaaaatgtaaatatgtttcaCCGGCTGTGTTGCACAGGTCCGACCCTCCTCAAAACTTCACAACATCCCAGAACCATTTGGCGGGAGTTGGGTGTAAAGGTTTGGGACTCGCCTTCTGAATGTGCACATGGCAGCAAAAGTGCTTTTGGACGAAGCTCTGTTGAATGTTGAGGAGAGACTATGTCATGAATTTAAAGTAGCCTGACTCTTCGATTGCAGCTTGACATTTGGATTTTGTCCTGTTACTTCCCTCCACCAGGCATCATGGTACCTCTACCTGCTCACTGACTTGTGATTGGTGGTACCGGTGTTAACAAGCTTTGTGTCCACCGGTGATGAAATATAAAGTTTTGTCTGTAATATTTAAAAACTTCCTCCTCAACAAGTTCTCttttaactgtttgtttttcatttgttgcctagttttttttcctgctagATTCATTAGTTAAGTTTTTGCCAGTGCTGGCTGTCGTTACATGTGCGCATGGCACGCCGAATAAAATTTTTCAACAAAGGAAAGCAGAAGTTCTGTTCTTGTTCTACCATGTTGCCCGTGCTTCATAGATTAATTTAGCTATCTACAAGGATAGAAACTACTGACGATGAGAGAACAAATCTTTGCTTATTGTGATTTGGTTGAACTTTTAAATTACTCAATCCACAACACCCACCTTTAACACATGTGGACCATCCCTGCGTACTAAGAAGCTACAGTGTTTTTAGCGGAAAAAAGTGATATGACCCCctaaaaaatgaaatcactACTTGATTAAAAGGACTCTATTTAACAACTTGTagcaatttaaatgtattaatcgCTTTTTTTATTGGCAAAATGTGAGCTGATTGTAACGTGGCATGAGAAATTAGACATTCCTCGTCTCTGTTGCCTATACAAGCATGTGGACCATTTCTTTAaattgtttaatgctgctggatttCTTTGGAAAGGACTCGGGTCAGAATTCCTGCAACAGTCTAAAGTGTCTGTCTCCACTCCGCTAACAacaagacaacacacacaacaaaagctCCACAGAATGGAACTTAATGCAATAATCATCAATAAAcaacaagaaataaataaaatgtcattaaacaaAGGATCAATGACCTTTATTCTTCACTCCATTTCACATCTACACAactgcaaatataaaaaaaactcactcTTTCTTCATCAGGAATCACAGTTGCAAAATAAATCAAGTTGCCCTCAGCTGGTTGCTGTTGACCAGGTCGGCAACACCGCACCTGTGATATTATTGCCATGTAAATGTCATGGaatttttttcacatccatTGCTTAACAAAGTTCCTCTCTATGCCACTGTTCGCATTAATAAATctacataaaacacacaatccttttCAGCTTTAATCCCGCGACACCGAAACGatcaacatttgtttgttgCCTTTGTCGTCTCTACATTCACTGGTAACTTTACCTTCAACGCACCTGTTGtttataggtttttttttttttacacattttcactgaaaaatacacagattattttgaaaagcagcaaataatTCAAAACTTTTTAACCACAGTCCTTCAGTGTGgttgaaaataatttaacaacAGAGTTAAGAGGAATATAAACATCTCCGCTAACCCACGAACGTTTGCAGAATTCACAACCATAAAAAATAATCGAGACTTTGAGAAGATAAACGAGTGTCAGGcaaaacaaagcaataaaacTTCCGGGCGGGGGGGAAAAACATCTTGCCTGCACTCCAAGTCAACTTAAGCTCAGCCAATGGAACTGCTAATTAAATTGCATTAAATTGTGTTTGCATTaaaaatacaactaaattagTTGGTCTTGTTTTGAGCTAGCTGAACTAATCGCCCTCCCTCACCTGTAACACCCATGATGGGTTTTCTACACAGACATTCACTCTGAGCTGAAGCCCTCGACTGACCTACAGTAATGGGATTTTctgttaatataaaatattttttctaaTAATGTAGCATTCACTCTCAGCACAGTGGACATGCAAACCttctcagggttttttttttctgttttaatatttaatcaagctgccaaaagacaaaaacaaatcaattattACTGTCACGGTGTTCCACGCGGTAGGACTAAAAATACACTCATCGAGCCCACCGGAGTGAATTACAGCAATAAAAACCTGTAgaaaaacaactacaacaatAGAAAACATTGTTAGTGACAACAGTAGCTTCAAGTATGACCCGTCAAGATCACAAATGCACAAACTTCACAGCGTTTACAAGTCGAACTGCGTCTGTTTGCGCGTGAGAGACCGAGGGAGGAGAGAGCGAACACAACCTGAACCAGTCCGGTGATGAAACTCCTCTGACGCATCTCCCCAAGTGAGAGAAAAAACCACAACGACTCCCTCGTGGGTCGGGCCTCTACAGCGTGTTGAGCTCGATGAGTCTCCCAGCGAAGACGGCGAGCGTCCCGATGATGCACACGGCCATGAACACGCAGAGCAGGATGTGGTCCAGAACCATGGCGACGAACTTCCACTCCTCCGCTGCCTGGAACACGATGAGACGAGAGAGCGGGAAGGTCACCTTTAAGCACCTGTTACTTTGGATGTACATCAATGGTTCAACGCTGATGTCATGAGtcattctgtctctcctctccttaaTAAAGTCACGGTtgatttatatttgattttgctgcttTATATTACTTCAAGCAGACACACAATGCTTGACATTATGGTGAATTATCAATGGATAGAACTGCCAACACCGAAGAGGTTCTGCTTTTGGTCCCATTTGAGCGTCTCGTTAGCGTGATATTTTAGTTATTAGCCGATGGGACTCTGCTTTCACCGCAAACTTGCATGCAAACTCAACACTGTTGTTGCCTCAAAGTCTGTTGATAATGTAAGTTAATTTTTGAAGTTTTTGAAGCTAAAATTCTGGCAAAATCTTACATACTGCTCCtctaaaggaatagtttgaggTTTGGGGAAATATGGTTACGAGAAGATCGTTCCTACACTTCCAAATACATTTAAGATGTAGCTggttatcttagcttagcacaagGACTAAAGGTTTAAAAGAATCTCCCtttcagcacctctaaagctaaTTCACACGTTATTTTGTTAGTTTATTCTTTACTGAAATCAAATATTCTGTACAAGTTGCAGTTGTATCGTAGATTATGTGCtggattattttttcactgGATGGAGTGACTTCCTGGATTTGCGGCTGACAGGAAACTTCACTGCTGCTCATCAGAAAGTCACTGACAAATTTTGCTATTATGATCacttaaacacagtaaaaagaaaagaactttTAACTCATGATTTGATGAATTATTCTCATTTTCTGATGCAGATAGCGAAGCATCTGAGAGCAGATCCAGAAGATCCAGATGAAGATGAATTTTGGATTTAATATTCATATCCATGCAGGTGTTTGTGTCTTACATTGTTGGATTCCTCGTCTGACTTCATGGTCTCTGCGATGTACTTCACCCCTTCAATGGCGCTGCGGACGTCAGGGTTTTTAGCGATGGGAGACTGGTAGGTGACGCTGGTGGGGTTGGGGTTacctgcagaggagagagagagcagggacAGGCTGTAGTCGTGGAGATGCGACATccatcctcttttctttctgggCTCACTTGGTATCATCTCTGTGACCGACTGCTGACATTAACTCTTTCTACCCAGAACGTGCACCACTTATTCCTGCTATGTCAAGATGTTTGTCGTTTAGCTGGAGCCTTGCCTGAGATGTCAGAGATGTCCATGTCAGTGGGGAACAACCTCTTCTGCCGGATCTCCTGACTGGGCCGCTTCATTGTCGAGAAGAACATCATGTTGGGAATGGTTTCGATGAAGAcctgagaggcagacagacgcAGATATTGATGTTTTTCACGAgtgatatgtatatataaatggTCACAGGCAGATAACACAAGCAAAACACGAACCTTGCGGATCCAGGGGGGCATGGTGTGCGTGCTGGGCGAGCGGTGGTGCGTGTTGATGACGATGACGGTGATGATGATGGACGCGATGACAAACACCATGGTGAAGAGCATGTATTTCCCAATGAGAGGAACAgcgctggaggtggaggggatcaGCTCCACAATAACCAGCAGGAAGACGGTGAGGGACAGCAGGACGGAGATGGAGAGAGTCATCTTTTCCCCTGGAGACACGGAGACGGACAGAGACGGACGTATTTACACCAAAAGTCTTGTTGCCAAACTTCAAATGTCTCCTTATATTGGTGTCACGTGGGGACAAATTAGCCCACAGGGATCTACGTACCGGAGTCAGTAGGCAGATAGAAGACCAGCCCGGTGAGAAAAGAGAACAGCATGCAGGGAATGATGACGTTGACGATGAAGTAGAGGGGCAGCCGCAGCATCAGGAAGTGATAGGTGATGTCCAGGTACGGCGTGTCGGGGCAGCAGGTGTAGTAAACCCAGTGTTTCCAGCTCCTGTAGTCCTTCAACACCCATTCGCCGGACTCCATGAAGTTACTGAGGTCAGGCCGGTCACTGTCCTAGACGACAGAAGAGAAGGAAATGATCCCTGCGATAGAAACGGGGTACCACAAAGGGGATAGAAGTGTTATAATCATCGACACTCACTGGGTTGATGACGACCAGCAGCCCATCGTACGTCCAGGTTCCCAGTTTCATGCTACAGTTCTGCAGGTCAAAGGGGAAATGGAGGACGATAATCTCACAGTAGCTCTTAAAGATGGCCGGAGGGTTCCACGTTATCATCCCCGTGTGCTCCAGCAGGACTTTAGTTTCATGGATGATGGCAAAGTCGCCGTCAGCActgcagaagaggaggaggaggaggaggaggagggacagaggagaggGTGACTGTGACAGCAACAGTGAGATGTTTGAGGACACACGAAGGAGACAGAAGACGTTTGTTTACTTGTTGTAGAGCACCAGGTCAGGTTTCCATATGTCGGTCGAAGGGACTCGGATCTTCCTGATGCCTCCGTAATCATCCGGATTCCACTTCAGGTTCACATCCAACCATTGCTGAGGGAAAGACAGGAAAACTTAAGATCAATGTTCTGCAAATGTACTGATACAACACGATGCAGTTGTTTCATTTCCATCTGAAAGAGGCTGATTTTAACTGCGTTAGTTGGcagaacaaatacaaataagCATCCAACACGTGATTTCAAGATCTCAGTTAAATCACCGTCTCTTCATGAACAAATCAAGGCAGATGTTTAAAGGAGGAGCATTTATTCATGGTCGAATTTATGAGATATATCCCAGGTAATTGCACAGAATTTACTTAATGTATAACGAGAATACACACAACAGAATAATTGTGACAATCCAGGTAGTTGCAGGTGTCACAGGCCAAAACTTTGATGGCATTTAAAACGAGAAAATTAAGTTACATGAGCAGAAACTGTTTGGTGATAAAATCATCGACTGATACAAGCAAAGTTAAGCATATCTATAGaattatttacagtaaaaaaaacactgcattttaGTTTAAATTGTGTCACCTATTACTATTGTTATCAGGATTTCTATataatttacatgttttattgtctttatgaatTCACCACACAACACTTACCTGTCTGAGACGGACGTTGCTGGTCACAATCTGGTTGACTTCATCCTGAGAGAAGACAGAAGACGGATAATTCACAGCAACATATCAAAAGTTCCTGttaccctttaaaaaacaatatttaaaccCCCTTTACTCGCCAttgactttttaaattcattttttcGAACTTAAAATTAAAGGCTGGTGGATCAAAGGAACTTGTAGAAAAAAGTTTTCTGCGCCACATATATGGAGGCAACAAAGTTTTTGGAGACGAACACATTGGCCCTTAAATTTTAGGATAAAGGAATGTCTTCTTTAATCCAGCTTTGTTGTGTTCACTGTCGACAGCTTGTGCAAAACTCTGGATACTGAGCTCATTGACAGATTGTGGCTGAGTTCATAACAGTTTCTGCTTTTTGTCTTCACATTCACCCAAATTCTACCTGTTCTACATCAGGTTTGGATTATTTGGGCTGCCATGACATCACATTGGGGTTTACAAGCTTGTGACTTGCTGTCAGTATGTGACAGGTTCATAGAGGTAAACCTTGTTTGTTGAGTGAATTGCAGGTTAGCTGAGAGGTGTTGAACATTATCTTTCTCTTCACTTGGTCAGTAAATAGACGTTTTGATTGTCAGACTTGCCTTCTTTGTTTCAGTACCAAGGACAGTGACACTAGCTTTAGATTTGTTGATCCAAAGATCGATATGATTTTGTCTctgataaataaatgtgatataTCTTACATGTATATTACTTATGACTTGTTAGCAGCCAGGTTGTTGCTAACCCACTGCTGCGCTGCTGCCTGGTGATTGCTACAGTCTGGCATGGAGagtaatttttactttttagtCAACAACTTGTCTGCTGGATGGTTTATTTTGGACCACATAACGCAAATAGGATATTTCTTTAAGTTAGAATATTCATGAGAAATggttgtcttttttcttcatgttaaaggtgcattatgtaagattTTTAGTTTACTACATTTATCAGCATAATGTGCTTCTAACAGCTTTGATGTGATGTCTAGCCGGCTCGTCCGTCCTGTAAAGTCGTCCGATTGAATAGTTCCTCCCTGTTCCACTTCCCGTCTCACCAATCTCTGCCCGAACCCACCGTGTCTTCACCCATTTCTTGCTAGATTCTCCGCCTGAAAACCTCCTCCAGCCGGCAATCCAAAGCTGCTGTGCGAGCAGCGTAAACCACACCAACACTCAGCGGGTGCTCTGAGCTCTCAGTCCGGGCAGAAtccggctaactgagctaacacgGTTCCCCTGGTGATATGTTGCCCTCTTCTGTTTCCGGCATGAATTCAACAGTTGCccgattcttacatattgcacctttaaatgcagAGAAAGCTCGATACTGTGAAGAACTTTTCAGGTTGTCTTCGTCGGACGCTCAATCGTGGCCATTTTTACAAATCGCCCAGTGAAGCGAGGTGAAGGCCCAGAGGGAGAGCTACAAACAGtgagagcattttttttttaatttgaaatgtgttttgtgttgtgctgcttGTGTGTTTGGCCGCCGTGCCATCGAGCAACATACGGCCGCCGAGGAGATGTTTATGCCCCTGTTAGCTTGTTGCATTATGTGCTCATCGAGAGACAGTAGTTGAATCCAGGCGAGTTGTTGCTTCAGTCCTGCCTGTTTTGCAGTATGTTTGCATCATTTCGGCTGCCGTGCCATCACATGTTAGGAAGCCTTGTGActtgctgtctgtgtgtgacaggtGCGTTGCAATTAGATGAGAGATGTTGTAGAATCTGTTGTTATTTCACATTACTCGCGTTAGTGCGCAACACGTCACCCTTTCTGATTTGCCTGACATCGTTTTCAGACCTTCCTCACCTGCTTCAGTACCAAGGACAGTGACGGATGCAAAGCAGATTTATAGTTCTTGATGCACGTGTTGCTTTGTCTTGTTCTCTGATTGATTTGACTGTTTGCATGCATgttttgatgatgtcatttgCTCCAACCTCAATTTGATTATTTGATATATTAAGCTTCAGATATGTGGGCAGCTTGGTGTCACACTCATGGTTGTTGCTGAccctgtgatgttgtgttggTTGGAGAGAAATCGAATTGCAACTGCCTCCAGGCTAAGAATCAACGGCTTACCACACTGATCAGCTGTATCAGTTGCAGTCCCACGGTGACCACTACCGCCTCGCTGAAGTGGTTAACAGGACGAACCACCTTGTTGTAACCAGTAAACAGAGTTTTCACCAGACTAGTCTCATCCGCCGAGCTGGATACTGGACCTGGGGCACACAGATCAACACAGagaatcagactttattttGTCAGACAGTCTCTGCTTGACGAGTCTCATCCTCCAAACACAAGCATGTCAGAGATCAGTCGGAGTGGGTGATTGATAGAAGAGGGAAGTAAATACTTGGGCTGTGTAGTTGGTGTGGAGTAATGAAAATATATGCTGTACACAAACTCGGGTTCACATTTtcataacacattttatttcaagctCACTTCGGCTGACGTACGCGGTCAGTGTGACACGTCTCCGTACCCAGCTGACGCCCATGTCCCCACAAATGTTATCGTACTGGAACTGAAATCACAGCTGAAGCGAGTGGGGAACTGTGATTCACGCGCCAAACATTTCCCTGGCTTACAAC includes:
- the chrna1 gene encoding acetylcholine receptor subunit alpha, whose product is MNLSMVQIVLAWILCVFAGPVSSSADETSLVKTLFTGYNKVVRPVNHFSEAVVVTVGLQLIQLISVDEVNQIVTSNVRLRQQWLDVNLKWNPDDYGGIRKIRVPSTDIWKPDLVLYNNADGDFAIIHETKVLLEHTGMITWNPPAIFKSYCEIIVLHFPFDLQNCSMKLGTWTYDGLLVVINPDSDRPDLSNFMESGEWVLKDYRSWKHWVYYTCCPDTPYLDITYHFLMLRLPLYFIVNVIIPCMLFSFLTGLVFYLPTDSGEKMTLSISVLLSLTVFLLVIVELIPSTSSAVPLIGKYMLFTMVFVIASIIITVIVINTHHRSPSTHTMPPWIRKVFIETIPNMMFFSTMKRPSQEIRQKRLFPTDMDISDISGNPNPTSVTYQSPIAKNPDVRSAIEGVKYIAETMKSDEESNNAAEEWKFVAMVLDHILLCVFMAVCIIGTLAVFAGRLIELNTL